ACGGGCCGGGTGGTCGCCGCCTGCGCCCTGTTCGCCGCCGTGTACGCGTCCGGCGTGCGGATCCCGGCCGTGCACCGCTCGCCGCGCGCCGGCGCACTGTGGCTGGCCGGGCTCGGCGCGGCCTGGGTGGCGCTGCTGGCGGTCTCCCCCGACGGGCTGTGGATCGCCTTCCCGCTCTACTTCCTGGAGCTGCACCTGCTGCGGCTGCGCTGGGGCGTCACGGCCGTCGCGGTGACCGCCGTCGCGGCGATCGGCGGCTTCCTCGCGCACAGCGCCGCCGCGACCCCGGGGGCCTTCCTCGGGCCGCTGCTCGGCGGGGCCGTGGCGGTGGCGACCGTACTGGGCTACCAGGCGCTGTACCGCGAGAGCGAGCGCCGCCGCCAGCTGATCGAGGAGCTCATCACGACCCGCGCCGAGCTGGCCGCGGCCGAACGGGGCGCCGGGATCCTGGCCGAGCGGGAGCGGCTGGCCCGCGAGATCCACGACACCCTGGCCCAGGGGCTGTCCTCGATCCAGCTGCTGCTGCGGGCGGCCGAACGGGTGCTGGAGCCGGGGGCGCCGGCGCGCGAGCACATCGCGCGGGCCCGGGAGGCCGCCCAGGACAACCTCGCCGAGGCCCGCCGCTTCGTCCGGGCGCTGACCCCGCCGGACCTGGAGCACGGCTCGCTGGCCGCGGCGCTGGAGCGGCTGTGCTCCGGGGTGCCGGGGCCGCGGGTGCGGTTCTCGCTCAGCGGCGCGCCGCGGGTGCTGCCCACCCCGTACGAAGTGGCCCTGCTGCGGATCGCCCAGTCGGCGCTGGCCAACGTGGTGCGGCACGCCGGGGCCGGGCGCGCCGAGATCACCCTGACCTTCATGGAGGCCTCGGTCACCCTGGACGTGGTGGACGACGGGCGCGGCTTCGCCCCCGCGTCGGCGGCGCCGGGCGGCGGCGCGGCCCCGGGGGACGGGGGCTTCGGGCTGCCGGCGATGCGGTCGCGGGCCGAGACCCTGGGCGGCCTGTTCACCGTGGAGTCCGAGCCGGGCCAGGGCACCGCCGTGGCCGTCACCCTGCCCCTGCCCGCGGAGGTCCTGCGATGACGATCCGGCTGCTGCTGGCCGACGACCACCCGGTGGTGCGGGCCGGGCTGCGCGCGGTGCTGGACACCGAACCGGGCTTCACGGTGGTCGCGGAGGCGGCGACCGCCGAGCGGGCGGTGGAGCTGGCGGCCGCCGAGCCGGTGGACGTGGTGCTGATGGACCTCCAGTTCGGGGCCGGGATGCACGGCTCCGAGGCGACGGCGCTGATCACGGCCCGGCCGGGCGCCCCGCGGGTGCTGGTGCTGACCACGTACGACACCGATGCGGACATCCTGGCGGCGGTGGAGGCGGGTGCCTCCGGATACCTGCTCAAGGACGCCCCGCCGGAGGAGCTGGCGGCGGCGGTGCGCACGGCCGCCGCGGGCCAGTCGGCGCTCGCCCCGGCGGTGGCGCTGCGGCTGATGGACCGGATGAGGACGCCGGCCGAGGCCCTGACCAAGCGGGAGCTGGAGGTGCTGCAACTGGTCGCGGACGGCCTGTCGAACCAGCAGATCTCCAAGAGGCTCTTCCTCAGCCAGGCCACGGTCAAGTCCCACCTGGTGCACATCTACGCGAAGCTCGGCGTCGACTCCCGCACCTCGGCGGTGGCCGCGGCGGGCAGCCGCCGACTGATCCGCACGCCGTAGCCCCTCCCCCGCGCCCGGTTCGGGGGCGGTCCCGTCAGGCCACCCAGTGCGGCCGGTCCACCGCCGGGGTCAGCGGGACGCCCTCGTGGAAGGCCTGGGCGAGGCGGCGCACTCCCTCGTCCAGCTCCTCGGGCGGCAGCGTGTACGGGAGGCGCAGCCGGTGCTCGAAGGTGCCCGGGTCCACGCCGAAGCGGGCCCCGCGGCCGATGTGCACGCCGGCCGCGGCCGCCCGCTCGGTCAGGGCGGAGCTGACCGGCTCGCCGAGGTCGACCCAGAGCGAGAGGCCGCCGGGCGGCAGCCGCCAGGACCACTCGGGGGTGTGCCGTTCCAGCGACCGGACCAGGGCCGCGCGCCGGTCCCGGAGCTGGGCGAGTCGGGCGGGCAGGGAGCGGTCCAGGTCCGCCAGCAGCGGGAGCGCGACGAGCTGGTCGAGGACCGAGCCGCTCATGTCGGCGCAGACCCGCACCCCGGTCAGCTCGGTGATCAGCTTCGCGGTGGCCCGTACCCAGCCCACCCGCAGCCCGCCCCAGTGGGTCTTGCTGAGCGAGCCGATGGTGATCACGTGGTCGGCGCCGCCGCGCGGGGCGAGCGAGGCGAGGGGCGGCGGGGGCGGCACGTCGAGCGCGATGTCGGCGATGGTCTCGTCGACGACCAGCCAGGTGCCGGTCCGCCGGGTGGCCGCGAGCAGCCGCAGCCGCTGCTCCTCGGGCATCAGGGCGCCGGTCGGGTTCTGGAAGTCGGGGATCGTGTACGCCAGCCGCGGCACGGTCTGGCGCAGGGTGGACTCGGCGATCTCCATGTCCCAGCCGGCGTCGGAGACGGCGATGGAGCCGGTGCGCAGCCCGGCGCGGCGCAGGGCGTCGAGGGCGTTGGCGTAGGTGGGGTTCTCGGTGACGACCCGGTCGCCGGCCCGGCACAGCAGGCCGACGACCAGGGCGAGGGCCTGCTGGGCGCCGGCCGTGACGAGGATCTGTTCGGGGCGGGTGGGCAGGCCGCGCCGGGTGAACCGCTCGGCCACGGCCGTCCGCAGGTCCGGGAGGCCGTAGGGGTGGTAGCCGGGGCTGCGGGCGTAGCCGGGCAGCCGGGGCGCGGCCCAGGCGAGGGCGTCGGCGAGGGAGCCGTCCGGGGCGCCCATGGCGGCGATGGCGAGGTCGATGCCGGGGTCGGTGTCCGCGCGGTGGCCGCCCGCGCCGACCAGGGTGTGGGCGCCGACCGGGCCGTGGCCCTCGGGCAGCTCGGTCCAGGTGCCCGAGCCGCGCCGGCTGCGGACGTAACCGCTCTCGCGCAGCAGGTCGTAGGCGCCGGTGACGGTGGCCCGGCTGGCGCCGACCGCTTCGGCGAGCTCGCGCTCGGCGGGCAGCCGCACGTGCAGGGCGATCCGGCCGTCGAGGATCAGGGTGCGGACGGCGTCGGCGAGCGCCCGGTAGCCGGGGCGGGCCCGGACCTCGGCGGGCAGCAGGGCCGCCAGCTGACGGCTGCCGAGGGTTCTGTCCGCCGTCTGGACCACACGTGCGCCTGCCATGCCAACCTCCTTCGATTGGCTCTGCCGACCAGGCCAATCCGGGACCAGACTTCCCTCATTGGCCCCCGATTGGCAAGGAGACGCCGCCATGTTGACCGATCGCGACGAACGCGCCCTGCTCGCTTCCGCCGAGAACCGGATCGCGGCGCCGCTGCGCGTCGGCGTGGCACTGGCCGCCGTGCGGCGCGCCCTGACGCGGCTGCGGCCGGCCGGCGGGGAGGCGCGAGAATCGGTGTCATGTCATCCCAGCAACCCGCCCGCCCCGGCCCGGCCGACGCCCCGGGCGACTCCGCGGCCCACGCCCCTGCCGTCGCCCCGGTCCGCGGTGCCTCCCGCACCCCGTCCGTCGCCGACGCCTCACCCGGCGCCGCCGACGCCCGGCAGGGCCGCCCCGGCCCGCCGGTGATCGCGGGGCTGCTGCTGGCCGCCGGCGGCGGGCGGCGGCTCGGCGGACGACCGAAGGCCCTGCTCGCCTACCGCGGCCGGCCGCTCGTCGAGAACGCCGTACGGGTGCTGCGCGAGGCGGGCTGCGGTCCGGTGCACGTGGTGCTCGGGGCCTCGGCGGCCGAGGTCCGCGAGCGGGCGGACCTGACCGGGTGCACGGTCGTGGACAACCCGGACTGGGCGGAGGGCATGGGCTCCTCGCTCCGCGTCGGCCTGGCCTCCCTGGCCGGTACGGGCGCCGCGGCGGCCCTGGTCTCGCTGGTCGACCAGCCGGGGATCGGCCCGGCGGCCGTGGCCCGGGTGCGGGAGGCCTACCGGTCCCCGGCGAGCCTGGTGGCGGCCGCGTACGACGGGGAGCGCGGCCATCCCGTGCTGTTCGGCGCGGAGCGCTGGGCCGACATCGCGGCGACCGCGACGGGCGACAAGGGCGCGCGGGTGCATCTTGTGCGGCACGCCGGGGAACTGGTGCTGGTGGAATGCTCGGACGTGGCGGAGGCCTTCGACATCGACACGCCGCCCGACCTGGCACGTCTGCTCTGAGCGCGCTGTGACCGCGGTGGCACTGAGGGCCACCATCGGGGGGAATCTGTCGACTCAGAGAATCTCGACATCAACAAACCATTGAACTTCCACCATGAGGAAATTATTATCCACTGGTCAGAAGCGCCCTGAACCCCCAGACGGCGCCCGCGACCGTACTCCGGAACTCTCCACACCCGACGGCACTCCGTGCCGTCTCGCGCGAGCATTCCCCCGCGGCCGCCAGGCACCGCCGCTGAAGGAGTGACAGTTATGTCCGCACCAGCGCCGTCCCAGCTGGCCATCGTCGATGCCGAGTCCCTGCCCCGGCAGGACGAGGTCCTCACGGGACCGGCCCTCGCCTTCGTGGCCGAGCTCCACCGGCGGTTCGCCCCCCGCCGCGCCGAGCTCCTCGCCCGCCGGGGCGAGCGCCGCGCCGAGATCGCCCGGACTTCCACCCTCGACTTCCTCCCGGACACCGCACAG
Above is a window of Streptomyces subrutilus DNA encoding:
- a CDS encoding response regulator, translated to MTIRLLLADDHPVVRAGLRAVLDTEPGFTVVAEAATAERAVELAAAEPVDVVLMDLQFGAGMHGSEATALITARPGAPRVLVLTTYDTDADILAAVEAGASGYLLKDAPPEELAAAVRTAAAGQSALAPAVALRLMDRMRTPAEALTKRELEVLQLVADGLSNQQISKRLFLSQATVKSHLVHIYAKLGVDSRTSAVAAAGSRRLIRTP
- a CDS encoding PLP-dependent aminotransferase family protein, with translation MAGARVVQTADRTLGSRQLAALLPAEVRARPGYRALADAVRTLILDGRIALHVRLPAERELAEAVGASRATVTGAYDLLRESGYVRSRRGSGTWTELPEGHGPVGAHTLVGAGGHRADTDPGIDLAIAAMGAPDGSLADALAWAAPRLPGYARSPGYHPYGLPDLRTAVAERFTRRGLPTRPEQILVTAGAQQALALVVGLLCRAGDRVVTENPTYANALDALRRAGLRTGSIAVSDAGWDMEIAESTLRQTVPRLAYTIPDFQNPTGALMPEEQRLRLLAATRRTGTWLVVDETIADIALDVPPPPPLASLAPRGGADHVITIGSLSKTHWGGLRVGWVRATAKLITELTGVRVCADMSGSVLDQLVALPLLADLDRSLPARLAQLRDRRAALVRSLERHTPEWSWRLPPGGLSLWVDLGEPVSSALTERAAAAGVHIGRGARFGVDPGTFEHRLRLPYTLPPEELDEGVRRLAQAFHEGVPLTPAVDRPHWVA
- a CDS encoding nucleotidyltransferase family protein, with product MSSQQPARPGPADAPGDSAAHAPAVAPVRGASRTPSVADASPGAADARQGRPGPPVIAGLLLAAGGGRRLGGRPKALLAYRGRPLVENAVRVLREAGCGPVHVVLGASAAEVRERADLTGCTVVDNPDWAEGMGSSLRVGLASLAGTGAAAALVSLVDQPGIGPAAVARVREAYRSPASLVAAAYDGERGHPVLFGAERWADIAATATGDKGARVHLVRHAGELVLVECSDVAEAFDIDTPPDLARLL
- a CDS encoding sensor histidine kinase, with amino-acid sequence MESPPSRPSPPARALTPVSKVLRLCLHALLFGLLALAAGRALAGPAPGTGRVVAACALFAAVYASGVRIPAVHRSPRAGALWLAGLGAAWVALLAVSPDGLWIAFPLYFLELHLLRLRWGVTAVAVTAVAAIGGFLAHSAAATPGAFLGPLLGGAVAVATVLGYQALYRESERRRQLIEELITTRAELAAAERGAGILAERERLAREIHDTLAQGLSSIQLLLRAAERVLEPGAPAREHIARAREAAQDNLAEARRFVRALTPPDLEHGSLAAALERLCSGVPGPRVRFSLSGAPRVLPTPYEVALLRIAQSALANVVRHAGAGRAEITLTFMEASVTLDVVDDGRGFAPASAAPGGGAAPGDGGFGLPAMRSRAETLGGLFTVESEPGQGTAVAVTLPLPAEVLR